A genomic stretch from Lathyrus oleraceus cultivar Zhongwan6 chromosome 2, CAAS_Psat_ZW6_1.0, whole genome shotgun sequence includes:
- the LOC127120100 gene encoding aspartyl protease family protein 1 isoform X1 produces the protein MALVLLALLLSLISLSNTSYALSSFGFDIHHRFSEPVKGIFGIDKLPDEGTREYYVAMAHRDRVFHARRLADGGDIDQKLLTFSPDNSTYQIPLFGYLHFANVSVGTPSSWFLVALDTGSDLFWLPCNCTECVRGGIQTSSRQKIEFNIYDNKRSSTSKNVACNSSLCEQPALCSSSSGGTCPYQVQYLSENTSTSGFLVEDVLHLITDHGDQTKQANPTVTFGCGQVQTGAFLTGAAPNGLFGLGMSDVSVPSVLAKKGLTSNSFSMCFGEHGYGRITFGDNNSNDNNSLDQGKTPFNIRPLHSTYNITVTQIIVGGNVADLELNAIFDTGTSFTYLNNPAYKQITQSFDSNIKLQRHSASESDDLPFEYCYELSPNQTTVQVPTVNLTMKGGDNYYVMDPIVTVSYGDGNNNVLCLAVLKSNNLNIIGQNFMTGYRIVFDRENMALGWRESNCYDDELSSLPANRSYAPGISPAMAVNPEKTSNQSNNPERLPSSHSLKIKPAFAFTVAISLLLAIF, from the exons ATGGCTTTAGTGTTGTTAGCGTTATTATTATCTTTAATTTCACTATCAAATACTTCCTATGCTTTAAGTTCATTCGGTTTTGACATCCACCATCGATTTTCCGAACCGGTCAAGGGTATTTTCGGTATTGACAAACTACCCGACGAGGGAACTCGTGAATATTACGTTGCTATGGCCCACAGAGACCGTGTGTTTCACGCTCGCCGCCTCGCAGACGGCGGTGATATTGATCAGAAACTTCTTACGTTTTCTCCCGATAACTCCACTTACCAGATTCCCTTGTTTGGATA TTTGCATTTTGCGAATGTTTCTGTTGGAACGCCATCTTCATGGTTTCTTGTTGCGTTGGATACCGGAAGTGACTTGTTCTGGCTCCCTTGCAACTGTACCGAATGTGTCCGTGGTGGTATACAGACATCATCACGACAG AAAATTGAGTTTAATATCTATGATAATAAGAGATCATCCACTAGTAAAAATGTTGCCTGCAATAGCAGCTTATGTGAGCAGCCGGCACTTTGTTCTTCTTCATCTGGTGGCACTTGTCCATACCAAGTTCAATATCTATCAGAAaatacttcaacttctggtttCTTGGTGGAAGATGTGTTGCATCTAATCACGGATCATGGTGATCAAACTAAACAGGCTAACCCGACGGTTACTTTCGG TTGTGGGCAAGTTCAGACCGGTGCTTTTCTGACCGGGGCAGCTCCAAATGGCTTGTTTGGATTAGGAATGAGTGATGTATCTGTTCCAAGTGTCTTAGCCAAAAAAGGCCTAACTTCAAATTCTTTTTCAATGTGTTTTGGTGAACATGGTTATGGAAGAATCACATTTGGGGATAATAATAGTAATGATAATAATAGCTTGGACCAAGGAAAAACACCATTCAACATTAGGCCATTGCA TTCAACTTACAACATCACTGTCACACAAATTATTGTGGGAGGAAATGTTGCTGATCTTGAGTTAAATGCAATATTTGACACTGGAACCTCGTTTACATACCTAAACAACCCGGCTTATAAGCAAATTACTCAAAGT TTTGATTCAAACATTAAACTCCAAAGGCATTCAGCTTCTGAATCTGATGATCTTCCCTTTGAGTACTGCTATGAGCTCAG CCCAAACCAGACTACGGTTCAAGTTCCCACTGTTAACCTAACGATGAAAGGCGGAGACAATTACTATGTCATGGACCCAATAGTAACGGTTAGTTACGGG GATGGTAACAACAATGTTCTTTGTTTGGCTGTCTTGAAAAGCAACAATCTGAACATCATTGGAC AAAACTTCATGACCGGTTACCGTATAGTCTTCGATCGCGAGAACATGGCTCTGGGTTGGAGAGAATCTAACT GTTACGATGATGAACTCTCGAGTTTGCCGGCAAACCGATCTTACGCTCCTGGGATATCTCCTGCTATGGCTGTGAATCCTGAAAAAACATCTAACCAGTCTAATAATCCTGAAAGATTACCATCTAGTCACTCATTGAAGATAAAACCTGCTTTTGCATTTACAGTGGCAATTTCTCTGCTTTTGGCCATTTTTTGA
- the LOC127120100 gene encoding aspartyl protease family protein 1 isoform X3, giving the protein MALVLLALLLSLISLSNTSYALSSFGFDIHHRFSEPVKGIFGIDKLPDEGTREYYVAMAHRDRVFHARRLADGGDIDQKLLTFSPDNSTYQIPLFGYLHFANVSVGTPSSWFLVALDTGSDLFWLPCNCTECVRGGIQTSSRQKIEFNIYDNKRSSTSKNVACNSSLCEQPALCSSSSGGTCPYQVQYLSENTSTSGFLVEDVLHLITDHGDQTKQANPTVTFGCGQVQTGAFLTGAAPNGLFGLGMSDVSVPSVLAKKGLTSNSFSMCFGEHGYGRITFGDNNSNDNNSLDQGKTPFNIRPLHSTYNITVTQIIVGGNVADLELNAIFDTGTSFTYLNNPAYKQITQSFDSNIKLQRHSASESDDLPFEYCYELSPNQTTVQVPTVNLTMKGGDNYYVMDPIVTVSYGVRVPFLEEKNYSEIENFMTGYRIVFDRENMALGWRESNCYDDELSSLPANRSYAPGISPAMAVNPEKTSNQSNNPERLPSSHSLKIKPAFAFTVAISLLLAIF; this is encoded by the exons ATGGCTTTAGTGTTGTTAGCGTTATTATTATCTTTAATTTCACTATCAAATACTTCCTATGCTTTAAGTTCATTCGGTTTTGACATCCACCATCGATTTTCCGAACCGGTCAAGGGTATTTTCGGTATTGACAAACTACCCGACGAGGGAACTCGTGAATATTACGTTGCTATGGCCCACAGAGACCGTGTGTTTCACGCTCGCCGCCTCGCAGACGGCGGTGATATTGATCAGAAACTTCTTACGTTTTCTCCCGATAACTCCACTTACCAGATTCCCTTGTTTGGATA TTTGCATTTTGCGAATGTTTCTGTTGGAACGCCATCTTCATGGTTTCTTGTTGCGTTGGATACCGGAAGTGACTTGTTCTGGCTCCCTTGCAACTGTACCGAATGTGTCCGTGGTGGTATACAGACATCATCACGACAG AAAATTGAGTTTAATATCTATGATAATAAGAGATCATCCACTAGTAAAAATGTTGCCTGCAATAGCAGCTTATGTGAGCAGCCGGCACTTTGTTCTTCTTCATCTGGTGGCACTTGTCCATACCAAGTTCAATATCTATCAGAAaatacttcaacttctggtttCTTGGTGGAAGATGTGTTGCATCTAATCACGGATCATGGTGATCAAACTAAACAGGCTAACCCGACGGTTACTTTCGG TTGTGGGCAAGTTCAGACCGGTGCTTTTCTGACCGGGGCAGCTCCAAATGGCTTGTTTGGATTAGGAATGAGTGATGTATCTGTTCCAAGTGTCTTAGCCAAAAAAGGCCTAACTTCAAATTCTTTTTCAATGTGTTTTGGTGAACATGGTTATGGAAGAATCACATTTGGGGATAATAATAGTAATGATAATAATAGCTTGGACCAAGGAAAAACACCATTCAACATTAGGCCATTGCA TTCAACTTACAACATCACTGTCACACAAATTATTGTGGGAGGAAATGTTGCTGATCTTGAGTTAAATGCAATATTTGACACTGGAACCTCGTTTACATACCTAAACAACCCGGCTTATAAGCAAATTACTCAAAGT TTTGATTCAAACATTAAACTCCAAAGGCATTCAGCTTCTGAATCTGATGATCTTCCCTTTGAGTACTGCTATGAGCTCAG CCCAAACCAGACTACGGTTCAAGTTCCCACTGTTAACCTAACGATGAAAGGCGGAGACAATTACTATGTCATGGACCCAATAGTAACGGTTAGTTACGGGGTACGGGTACCATTTCTAGAAGAAAAAAATTATTCTGAAATTG AAAACTTCATGACCGGTTACCGTATAGTCTTCGATCGCGAGAACATGGCTCTGGGTTGGAGAGAATCTAACT GTTACGATGATGAACTCTCGAGTTTGCCGGCAAACCGATCTTACGCTCCTGGGATATCTCCTGCTATGGCTGTGAATCCTGAAAAAACATCTAACCAGTCTAATAATCCTGAAAGATTACCATCTAGTCACTCATTGAAGATAAAACCTGCTTTTGCATTTACAGTGGCAATTTCTCTGCTTTTGGCCATTTTTTGA
- the LOC127120100 gene encoding aspartyl protease family protein 1 isoform X2: MALVLLALLLSLISLSNTSYALSSFGFDIHHRFSEPVKGIFGIDKLPDEGTREYYVAMAHRDRVFHARRLADGGDIDQKLLTFSPDNSTYQIPLFGYLHFANVSVGTPSSWFLVALDTGSDLFWLPCNCTECVRGGIQTSSRQKIEFNIYDNKRSSTSKNVACNSSLCEQPALCSSSSGGTCPYQVQYLSENTSTSGFLVEDVLHLITDHGDQTKQANPTVTFGCGQVQTGAFLTGAAPNGLFGLGMSDVSVPSVLAKKGLTSNSFSMCFGEHGYGRITFGDNNSNDNNSLDQGKTPFNIRPLHSTYNITVTQIIVGGNVADLELNAIFDTGTSFTYLNNPAYKQITQSFDSNIKLQRHSASESDDLPFEYCYELSPNQTTVQVPTVNLTMKGGDNYYVMDPIVTDGNNNVLCLAVLKSNNLNIIGQNFMTGYRIVFDRENMALGWRESNCYDDELSSLPANRSYAPGISPAMAVNPEKTSNQSNNPERLPSSHSLKIKPAFAFTVAISLLLAIF; the protein is encoded by the exons ATGGCTTTAGTGTTGTTAGCGTTATTATTATCTTTAATTTCACTATCAAATACTTCCTATGCTTTAAGTTCATTCGGTTTTGACATCCACCATCGATTTTCCGAACCGGTCAAGGGTATTTTCGGTATTGACAAACTACCCGACGAGGGAACTCGTGAATATTACGTTGCTATGGCCCACAGAGACCGTGTGTTTCACGCTCGCCGCCTCGCAGACGGCGGTGATATTGATCAGAAACTTCTTACGTTTTCTCCCGATAACTCCACTTACCAGATTCCCTTGTTTGGATA TTTGCATTTTGCGAATGTTTCTGTTGGAACGCCATCTTCATGGTTTCTTGTTGCGTTGGATACCGGAAGTGACTTGTTCTGGCTCCCTTGCAACTGTACCGAATGTGTCCGTGGTGGTATACAGACATCATCACGACAG AAAATTGAGTTTAATATCTATGATAATAAGAGATCATCCACTAGTAAAAATGTTGCCTGCAATAGCAGCTTATGTGAGCAGCCGGCACTTTGTTCTTCTTCATCTGGTGGCACTTGTCCATACCAAGTTCAATATCTATCAGAAaatacttcaacttctggtttCTTGGTGGAAGATGTGTTGCATCTAATCACGGATCATGGTGATCAAACTAAACAGGCTAACCCGACGGTTACTTTCGG TTGTGGGCAAGTTCAGACCGGTGCTTTTCTGACCGGGGCAGCTCCAAATGGCTTGTTTGGATTAGGAATGAGTGATGTATCTGTTCCAAGTGTCTTAGCCAAAAAAGGCCTAACTTCAAATTCTTTTTCAATGTGTTTTGGTGAACATGGTTATGGAAGAATCACATTTGGGGATAATAATAGTAATGATAATAATAGCTTGGACCAAGGAAAAACACCATTCAACATTAGGCCATTGCA TTCAACTTACAACATCACTGTCACACAAATTATTGTGGGAGGAAATGTTGCTGATCTTGAGTTAAATGCAATATTTGACACTGGAACCTCGTTTACATACCTAAACAACCCGGCTTATAAGCAAATTACTCAAAGT TTTGATTCAAACATTAAACTCCAAAGGCATTCAGCTTCTGAATCTGATGATCTTCCCTTTGAGTACTGCTATGAGCTCAG CCCAAACCAGACTACGGTTCAAGTTCCCACTGTTAACCTAACGATGAAAGGCGGAGACAATTACTATGTCATGGACCCAATAGTAACG GATGGTAACAACAATGTTCTTTGTTTGGCTGTCTTGAAAAGCAACAATCTGAACATCATTGGAC AAAACTTCATGACCGGTTACCGTATAGTCTTCGATCGCGAGAACATGGCTCTGGGTTGGAGAGAATCTAACT GTTACGATGATGAACTCTCGAGTTTGCCGGCAAACCGATCTTACGCTCCTGGGATATCTCCTGCTATGGCTGTGAATCCTGAAAAAACATCTAACCAGTCTAATAATCCTGAAAGATTACCATCTAGTCACTCATTGAAGATAAAACCTGCTTTTGCATTTACAGTGGCAATTTCTCTGCTTTTGGCCATTTTTTGA